The following are encoded together in the Anopheles funestus unplaced genomic scaffold, idAnoFuneDA-416_04 scaffold_12_ctg1, whole genome shotgun sequence genome:
- the LOC125774492 gene encoding uncharacterized protein LOC125774492 yields the protein MLLSEAKSSCSETVTPLTQTAGSSKRGRSAITPEVVPSVQKKPKSDASGNLVTETPITETSDELPWTTIVKRRQQEPKKTTTEQAGKAAVLPKMASQTRHKTEAIVVGLKEKESYADILRRVKADPKLQSLGKQVSKVRRTREGNLIFELKRDNAVSGSDFKDLLQDSVGEVGQVTVRGNVATLEIRDIDEVTSPEDVERALKARFELGTTRLDINIKPAFNGTQTACIKMAAKQALLIAAAREVEIDWSICRIHILPQSRRCFRCWEYNHVQRDCKGPDRRNNCLRCGEEGHQARTCTKPAVVVEEKGDVVILSEPYQAPKGGSNNWVSDKTGKAAIWAAGRFPIQRVVSCTFEGFVIAEVNGVCICSSYAPPSWELKRFNEMLDNLVAELSGISDVIIAGDFNAWAVEWGSIRTNNRGEAILESFARLNVVLGNVGSTPTFSRNDRTSIIDITFCSPVLAQHLNWRVSDTYTLSDHRVVRYSIGKKRITLQVPSNKMRGWKTRMLNKELFLEALNFGDFGIVRNAPDLVAALSTACDATMPRRKPPRHSRTPAYWWDSTIAKFRSDCLAARRKMQPFTVPESEPEPITVDEILRIADRLKPGKAPGPDGLPNEAVMVAMKAYPAVFQTVLQTTLLSGQFPSLWKKQKLVLIPKPGKPPGDPSAFRPLGLIDTMAKVQEMTLLDRLVQYTEGEHGLSERQFGFRKKRSTVDAVLAVLEKACPDADETAEHVMFGCPRFIAERQQLNDMCDTEVGHSNLVQLMLQNSNMWEAASSMMRQVVTKLQRWWREDQMHGLA from the exons ATGCTGCTTAGCGAGGCTAAATCGAGTTGCAGCGAGACGGTGACACCACTGACGCAAACCGCGGGTTCATCTAAACGGGGGAGAAGTGCGATAACCCCGGAAGTGGTACCATCGGTGCAGAAGAAGCCTAAAAGTGACGCTTCGGGGAACCTCGTAACCGAAACTCCCATAACCGAAACGTCCGACGAACTGCCGTGGACCACCATCGTTAAGCGGAGGCAGCAAGAGCCCAAGAAGACGACTACCGAGCAAGCGGGTAAGGCAGCAGTCCTGCCAAAGATGGCCTCTCAAACGCGCCACAAAACGGAAGCGATAGTAGTGGGGCTCAAAGAAAAGGAGTCGTACGCCGACATTCTGCGAAGGGTGAAGGCGGATCCGAAACTGCAATCGCTTGGGAAGCAAGTTTCCAAGGTTAGACGCACGAGGGAGGGAAACctgattttcgagctgaagcgAGACAATGCAGTAAGCGGTAGCGACTTCAAGGACCTGCTACAGGATTCCGTGGGAGAAGTCGGTCAGGTCACAGTGCGAGGAAATGTTGCGACACTTGAAATTCGCGACATAGACGAGGTGACTAGCCCGGAAGATGTTGAACGCGCGCTAAAAGCGAGATTCGAACTCGGTACCACTCGCCTCGACATCAACATAAAGCCGGCATTCAACGGAACGCAGACAGCCTGCATAAAAATGGCAGCCAAGCAAGCGCTGCTTATAGCGGCAGCGAGAGAGGTAGAAATTGACTGGTCAATTTGCCGAATCCACATTCTGCCACAATCGCGAAGGTGTTTCCGCTGCTGGGAATACAACCATGTGCAGCGAGACTGCAAGGGACCGGATAGGAGAAACAACTGTCTGCGGTGCGGCGAGGAGGGCCACCAGGCTCGCACGTGCACCAAACCGGCA GTAGTGGTTGAGGAAAAGGGCGATGTGGTCATTCTGTCGGAGCCGTATCAAGCACCGAAAGGCGGCAGCAACAACTGGGTTTCGGACAAAACAGGCAAGGCTGCAATCTGGGCTGCGGGAAGATTCCCGATTCAGAGAGTGGTCTCCTGTACATTCGAGGGTTTCGTGATCGCCGAAGTAAACGGAGTGTGCATCTGCAGCAGCTACGCACCGCCAAGCTGGGAGCTGAAAAGGTTCAACGAGATGTTGGACAACCTAGTCGCTGAACTCAGTGGGATTAGCGACGTGATCATCGCCGGAGACTTTAACGCATGGGCCGTTGAATGGGGGAGCATTCGCACGAACAACAGGGGAGAAGCGATACTGGAGAGTTTCGCCCGGCTGAACGTTGTCCTGGGAAACGTTGGCTCCACTCCTACATTCAGCAGGAACGACAGGACGTCGATTATCGACATTACGTTCTGTAGTCCCGTCCTGGCGCAACACCTAAACTGGCGAGTGAGCGATACGTATACCCTGAGCGATCATCGAGTTGTCCGGTATAGCATCGGGAAAAAGCGCATAACACTGCAGGTTCCGTCAAACAAAATGCGAGGCTGGAAAACCCGGATGCTCAACAAAGAACTTTTCTTGGAAGCGCTTAACTTCGGCGATTTTGGAATAGTTCGAAATGCTCCAGATCTTGTAGCTGCTCTGTCCACGGCGTGTGATGCCACGATGCCCCGTAGAAAGCCACCCCGTCATTCCCGTACTCCTGCCTACTGGTGGGACTCTACCATCGCGAAGTTCCGGTCTGATTGCTTGGCAGCCCGCAGAAAAATGCAAC CGTTCACAGTCCCGGAGTCCGAACCTGAGCCGATTACAGTCGACGAGATCCTCAGGATCGCTGACCGCCTCAAACCAGGAAAAGCACCCGGGCCGGATGGACTTCCTAACGAGGCAGTCATGGTGGCCATGAAAGCGTATCCGGCAGTGTTCCAAACCGTGCTGCAGACCACTCTCCTGTCTGGGCAGTTCCCGTCgttgtggaagaagcaaaagctggTTCTAATACCAAAGCCGGGCAAGCCACCGGGTGACCCGTCAGCCTTCAGGCCGTTGGGTCTCATCGACACCATGGCTAAGGTTCAGGAGATGACGCTTCTGGATCGTTTGGTTCAATACACGGAAGGCGAACACGGGCTTTCTGAGCGCCAGTTCGGttttcggaagaagcgctcaacGGTTGACGCAGTACTGGCGGTGCTCGAGAaag CTTGTCCGGACGCCGACGAGACGGCAGAACATGTCATGTTCGGCTGTCCAAGGTTCATCGCCGAACGTCAGCAGCTGAACGACATGTGCGATACGGAGGTTGGGCACTCAAACTTGGTGCAGCTGATGctccagaacagcaatatgTGGGAGGCTGCGTCGTCGATGATGCGCCAGGTCGTTACAAAGCTGCAGCGGTGGTGGAGAGAAGACCAGATGCATGGTCTTGCctga